One stretch of Harmonia axyridis chromosome 1, icHarAxyr1.1, whole genome shotgun sequence DNA includes these proteins:
- the LOC123688909 gene encoding estradiol 17-beta-dehydrogenase 11-like isoform X1, producing MAIDQESRESMHSDLKTKKHKTHPWEKFFQGIEITLYILRWFLQMIYYLCEDVFRFFFPRQLKSVEKEIVLITGTGHGIGKELAFKYAQAGAIVVGWDFNKENNENTFKEINEKYGKRGHPYTCDVSNLEDIKATAKKVSEEVGDVTILIANAGILYCRQVQDYTPMEMKKIIDTNVMQLLWLIHVYFPIMVKNSYGHIVGISSVTGLYASRNMLPYSCSKYAVRGIMEALREEIRADKSNKVKTTVIYPYMVNTGMIKVSRSRFQHFLKMLEPEDVAEGIIAAQRTEMEEVSIPGIWRVVNNVVRILPRKAIKRLIDLLDAGVEPDPIDSF from the exons ATGGCTATCGATCAGGAATCAAGGGAATCAATGCATTCAGATCTGAAAACAAA gAAACATAAAACCCACCCATGGGAAAAATTCTTCCAAGGTATTGAGATAACATTATACATTTTGAGATGGTTTTTACAAATGATTTACTATCTGTGCGAGgatgtcttcagatttttttttccgagACAGCTAAAATCTGTTGAAAAAGAAATAGTACTG ATAACAGGAACTGGTCATGGTATTGGTAAAGAACTGGCCTTCAAATATGCACAAGCTGGAGCAATAGTAGTTGGTTGGGAtttcaataaagaaaataatgaaaacacctTCAAAGAAATCAATGAGAAATATGGAAAAAGGGGTCATCCATATAC ATGTGACGTCTCAAATTTGGAGGACATCAAGGCAACTGCCAAGAAAGTTAGCGAAGAAGTTGGCGATGTAACAATACTTATAGCTAACGCAGGAATTCTTTACTGTCGCCAGGTACAGGATTACACTCCAATGGAAATGAAGAAGATCATAGATACCAACGTAATGCAACTTTTATGG ttgaTACATGTTTATTTCCCCATCATGGTAAAAAACAGCTATGGACATATCGTGGGTATTTCTTCAGTAACTGGTCTCTACGCTAGTCGAAATATGCTGCCTTATTCTTGCTCAAAATATGCTGTTCGAGGTATAATGGAGGCATTACGAGAAGAAATAAGGGCAGACAAGAGCAATAAAGTTAAAACAACAGTTATTTATCCTTACATGGTGAACACAGGTATGATAAAGGTTTCAAGGAGCAGGTTTCAACATTTTCTGAAGATGTTGGAACCCGAGGATGTTGCTGAAGGTATCATAGCGGCCCAACGGACAGAAATGGAGGAGGTTTCCATTCCAGGAATTTGGAGGGTAGTGAACAACGTGGTGAG AATCCTCCCGAGAAAAGCAATTAAACGTCTTATAGATCTACTTGATGCTGGTGTAGAGCCTGATCCAATTGATAGTTtctga
- the LOC123688909 gene encoding estradiol 17-beta-dehydrogenase 11-like isoform X2, with product MKAMKHKTHPWEKFFQGIEITLYILRWFLQMIYYLCEDVFRFFFPRQLKSVEKEIVLITGTGHGIGKELAFKYAQAGAIVVGWDFNKENNENTFKEINEKYGKRGHPYTCDVSNLEDIKATAKKVSEEVGDVTILIANAGILYCRQVQDYTPMEMKKIIDTNVMQLLWLIHVYFPIMVKNSYGHIVGISSVTGLYASRNMLPYSCSKYAVRGIMEALREEIRADKSNKVKTTVIYPYMVNTGMIKVSRSRFQHFLKMLEPEDVAEGIIAAQRTEMEEVSIPGIWRVVNNVVRILPRKAIKRLIDLLDAGVEPDPIDSF from the exons atgaaagcAAT gAAACATAAAACCCACCCATGGGAAAAATTCTTCCAAGGTATTGAGATAACATTATACATTTTGAGATGGTTTTTACAAATGATTTACTATCTGTGCGAGgatgtcttcagatttttttttccgagACAGCTAAAATCTGTTGAAAAAGAAATAGTACTG ATAACAGGAACTGGTCATGGTATTGGTAAAGAACTGGCCTTCAAATATGCACAAGCTGGAGCAATAGTAGTTGGTTGGGAtttcaataaagaaaataatgaaaacacctTCAAAGAAATCAATGAGAAATATGGAAAAAGGGGTCATCCATATAC ATGTGACGTCTCAAATTTGGAGGACATCAAGGCAACTGCCAAGAAAGTTAGCGAAGAAGTTGGCGATGTAACAATACTTATAGCTAACGCAGGAATTCTTTACTGTCGCCAGGTACAGGATTACACTCCAATGGAAATGAAGAAGATCATAGATACCAACGTAATGCAACTTTTATGG ttgaTACATGTTTATTTCCCCATCATGGTAAAAAACAGCTATGGACATATCGTGGGTATTTCTTCAGTAACTGGTCTCTACGCTAGTCGAAATATGCTGCCTTATTCTTGCTCAAAATATGCTGTTCGAGGTATAATGGAGGCATTACGAGAAGAAATAAGGGCAGACAAGAGCAATAAAGTTAAAACAACAGTTATTTATCCTTACATGGTGAACACAGGTATGATAAAGGTTTCAAGGAGCAGGTTTCAACATTTTCTGAAGATGTTGGAACCCGAGGATGTTGCTGAAGGTATCATAGCGGCCCAACGGACAGAAATGGAGGAGGTTTCCATTCCAGGAATTTGGAGGGTAGTGAACAACGTGGTGAG AATCCTCCCGAGAAAAGCAATTAAACGTCTTATAGATCTACTTGATGCTGGTGTAGAGCCTGATCCAATTGATAGTTtctga